Proteins co-encoded in one Desulfomicrobium macestii genomic window:
- a CDS encoding NADH-quinone oxidoreductase subunit B family protein, whose translation MYIFDTIMNRMRRGCQTMPYPKGPAPALPDRHGGALRLDASACPAGCAECIAACPVSAITREPGQAARLDLGRCLFCGDCVEACPGGAITRTGDHRLAVRRREDLILGEPGKEELRLAAALDGKMKSLLGRSLRLRQVSAGGCGACEADINVLGTIGWDLGRFGIQYVASPRHADGVLITGPVTKGMELALQKTWEAVPEPRIAIALGACAISGGPFVGHPQHNDGAASVIPIDLYIPGCPPHPLTILDGFLRLLDRLPAHNR comes from the coding sequence ATGTATATATTCGACACTATCATGAACCGGATGCGGCGCGGTTGCCAGACCATGCCCTATCCCAAGGGCCCTGCCCCGGCCCTGCCGGACCGGCACGGCGGAGCCCTGCGCCTTGACGCCTCGGCCTGCCCGGCAGGCTGCGCGGAGTGCATCGCGGCCTGCCCTGTCTCGGCCATCACCCGCGAGCCGGGCCAGGCTGCACGCCTCGACCTCGGCCGCTGCCTGTTCTGCGGAGACTGCGTGGAGGCCTGCCCTGGCGGAGCCATCACCCGGACGGGCGACCATCGCCTGGCAGTACGCCGCCGCGAGGATCTGATCCTGGGCGAACCCGGCAAGGAGGAACTGCGGCTGGCGGCGGCCCTGGACGGAAAAATGAAAAGCCTGCTGGGCCGCTCCCTGCGCCTGCGGCAGGTCAGCGCGGGCGGATGCGGCGCCTGCGAGGCCGACATCAATGTGCTTGGCACCATCGGCTGGGACCTGGGACGTTTCGGTATCCAATACGTGGCCTCGCCGCGTCATGCCGACGGCGTGCTCATTACAGGCCCGGTGACCAAGGGCATGGAACTGGCCCTGCAAAAGACCTGGGAGGCCGTGCCCGAACCGCGCATCGCCATCGCGCTCGGCGCCTGCGCCATTAGCGGCGGCCCCTTTGTCGGGCACCCGCAGCACAACGACGGGGCGGCCTCTGTCATCCCCATCGATCTCTACATCCCCGGCTGCCCGCCCCACCCGCTGACCATCCTGGACGGCTTCCTGCGCCTGCTGGACCGGCTGCCCGCACACAACCGCTAG
- a CDS encoding hydrogenase large subunit — MNTLAPFFQFPNASRISWASVPVFSVTKLVRLTGEMLESGARLCSWFGVPEHDGTILVAVLAMDAESTLAVARSEPVGGSYPSLTPKHPQAHLFEREVWEQHGLVPVGHPWLKPVRHTYGNAPANAPFYRVDGGEVHEVAVGPVHAGVIEPGHFRFQCAGEEVLHLEIALGYQHRGVEEALANGPHRATMSQVEAVAGDTTIAHATAHASVLEALGGVEAPLRAQWLRAIALELERLANHTGDMGALALDVAFLPTSAACGKIRGDFLNLTALLCGNRFGRGLIRPGGCRHDLEEDRLQTLVQRLKVHMDDVEQAMAWFWDAASVRVRFRNVGVVHPSQASDIGLVGPAARACGLVRDVRFDHPAGWHRFSHSPVAVWPSGDIFARARVRSLEVQRSGRYLFEQLAAPVDGDTSTALPAPQPESMVVALVEGWRGEVCHVALTDHFGRFRRYKITDPSFHNWTGLALSLRGTAISDFPICNKSFNLSYCGFDL; from the coding sequence ATGAACACACTCGCCCCATTTTTCCAGTTCCCCAATGCGTCCAGAATTTCGTGGGCCTCGGTTCCGGTTTTCTCGGTGACCAAGCTCGTCCGCCTGACCGGCGAAATGCTTGAATCAGGAGCGCGGCTGTGCTCATGGTTCGGCGTCCCGGAACATGACGGCACGATCCTGGTCGCCGTGCTGGCCATGGATGCCGAAAGCACCCTGGCCGTGGCCCGTAGCGAACCCGTAGGCGGCTCATACCCGTCCCTCACCCCGAAACACCCCCAGGCCCACCTCTTCGAGCGCGAAGTCTGGGAGCAGCACGGACTGGTCCCCGTCGGCCACCCGTGGCTCAAACCCGTGCGCCACACCTACGGCAACGCCCCGGCCAACGCCCCCTTCTACCGGGTGGATGGCGGGGAGGTGCACGAGGTGGCCGTGGGTCCGGTGCATGCGGGCGTCATCGAACCCGGGCACTTTCGCTTTCAGTGCGCTGGCGAGGAGGTCCTTCATCTGGAGATCGCGCTGGGGTACCAGCATCGAGGCGTGGAGGAAGCCCTGGCGAACGGCCCGCACAGAGCGACCATGAGCCAGGTGGAAGCCGTCGCCGGAGACACGACCATCGCCCACGCAACGGCCCATGCATCGGTCCTGGAAGCGCTCGGCGGCGTGGAGGCCCCCCTGCGCGCGCAGTGGCTGCGAGCCATCGCGCTGGAGCTTGAGCGGCTGGCCAACCATACCGGCGACATGGGAGCTTTGGCCCTGGATGTGGCCTTCCTGCCTACCTCGGCGGCGTGCGGAAAAATCCGGGGAGACTTTCTGAACCTGACGGCGCTTCTGTGCGGCAACCGTTTCGGCCGCGGGCTGATCCGCCCCGGCGGATGCCGTCATGATCTCGAAGAGGACCGGCTGCAAACCCTGGTGCAACGGCTCAAAGTCCATATGGACGATGTCGAGCAGGCCATGGCCTGGTTCTGGGACGCGGCCTCGGTGCGGGTGCGCTTTCGCAATGTCGGCGTCGTGCATCCGTCCCAGGCCTCGGACATCGGTCTGGTCGGTCCGGCGGCGCGGGCCTGTGGTCTGGTCCGCGACGTGCGCTTCGACCATCCGGCGGGCTGGCACCGCTTTTCCCATTCGCCCGTGGCAGTCTGGCCCAGCGGAGACATTTTCGCCCGCGCCCGGGTACGATCCCTGGAAGTGCAGCGCTCCGGGCGCTATCTCTTCGAGCAACTGGCCGCTCCCGTGGATGGAGACACCAGCACCGCCCTGCCCGCCCCGCAGCCGGAATCCATGGTCGTGGCCCTGGTCGAAGGCTGGCGCGGAGAGGTCTGCCACGTGGCTCTCACCGACCACTTCGGCCGCTTCCGCCGCTACAAGATCACGGACCCGTCCTTCCACAACTGGACCGGCCTGGCCCTGTCCCTGCGCGGCACGGCGATCTCGGACTTTCCCATCTGCAACAAGAGCTTCAACCTGTCCTACTGCGGCTTTGACCTCTAA